In Xenopus laevis strain J_2021 chromosome 2S, Xenopus_laevis_v10.1, whole genome shotgun sequence, a genomic segment contains:
- the atp4b.S gene encoding ATPase H+/K+ transporting subunit beta S homeolog isoform X1: MATFNEKKTCSQRMENFGRFVWNPDTSEFMGRTFAKWVYISLYYAAFYVIMVGIFALSIYSLMQTLSPYVPDYQDELKSPGVTLRPDPYGDEVIELFYNMADNKTYLPLVTSLCEFLPVYNKSVQEKMNANCSDHTRISCAHQNENTKSCQFTTDMLGNCSWEHDHTFGYKSGKPCLFIKMNRIINFVPGNKTAPLVNCSAENGELGDVQYYPGNDTYGTIGLQYFPYCGKKMQPNYTNPLVAVKLLNPTLNKELSVVCKVSGHGITSDNPHDPYEGKVSFKLKIENKPLSSSAN, translated from the exons ATGGCAactttcaatgaaaaaaagactTGCAGCCAACGCATGGAAAACTTTGGACGTTTTGTGTGGAATCCAGATACTTCGGAGTTTATGGGAAGAACATTTGCCAAGTGGG tgtacaTCAGTCTTTACTATGCCGCATTCTACGTTATTATGGTTGGAATCTTTGCACTGTCTATATATTCCCTGATGCAAACTCTGAGCCCGTATGTTCCAGATTATCAGGATGAACTGAAATCGCCAG GTGTGACATTGAGACCAGATCCATATGGAGATGAAGTAATTGAACTCTTTTACAACATGGCTGACAACAAAACATACCTCCCACTTGTAACCAGTCTGTGTGAGTTTCTCCCGG TGTACAACAAATCAGTTCAAGAAAAGATGAACGCAAACTGCTCTGACCATACAAGAATCTCTTGTGCTCATCAGAATGAGAATACGAAGTCCTGCCAGTTTACTACAGATATGCTGGGAAATTGCTCTTGGGAACATGATCACACATTTGGCTACAAATCTGGAAAACCTTGTCTTTTTATAAAGATGAACAGG ATAATAAATTTTGTTCCAGGCAACAAGACTGCTCCTCTTGTGAACTGTTCAGCTGAG AATGGAGAACTTGGCGATGTACAGTATTATCCAGGCAATGACACATATGGGACTATTGGTCTTCAGTACTTCCCATATTGTGGAAAGAAAATGCAG CCAAATTACACCAATCCTTTGGTAGCGGTGAAATTACTTAATCCGACACTGAACAAAGAACTGAGTGTAGTCTGTAAAGTTTCTGGACATGGCATCACCTCGGACAACCCACATGATCCCTATGAAGGAAAAGTATCATTCAAACTTAAGATAGAAAATAAACCTCTTTCATCTAGTGCAAATTAA